The following proteins come from a genomic window of Larimichthys crocea isolate SSNF chromosome III, L_crocea_2.0, whole genome shotgun sequence:
- the mtx3 gene encoding metaxin-3 isoform X1 yields MNQNMAAAMELRCWGGDWGLPSVHTESLIVLAYTKFAGAKVTVSPVDWTWKTLTATVPELLCGDSAVQEPTPIVNFLRKQRFNADFELSARQGADTMAYIALLEEKLRPALLHTFWVDAENYANLTRPWFASRSPFPLNFLVPPRHANIALSRILLTKGEAPLHRITEVEGKIYSDAKECLNLLSYRLGTENYFFGNSPTSLDAFVFGFVAPLYKAGLPSSPLQSHLRQLDNVTRFCDNILAVYFSSDHPCPPPLVQETMDANLQKLTQLVNKESNLIEKMDDNLRSSPQHKPHRPDPKPSLASEKSSTPA; encoded by the exons ATGAATCAAAACATGGCGGCTGCCATGGAGCTGAGATGCTGGGGAGGAGACTGGGGTTTGCCTTCTGTCCACACCGAGTCCCTCATAGTTCTG GCATACACAAAGTTTGCTGGGGCAAAAGTCACAGTTTCTCCCGTCGACTGGACATGGAAAACTCTAACAG CCACTGTCCCAGAGTTGCTTTGTGGAGACTCTGCAGTTCAAGAACCTACACCGATTGTCAACTTCTTGAGAAAACAG agGTTTAATGCAGACTTTGAGCTGTCAGCAAGACAAGGAGCAGACACCATGGCATACATTGCTCTGCTTGAAGAGAAACTACGACCAGCTCTT TTGCACACTTTCTGGGTTGACGCAGAAAACTATGCCAATCTGACACGGCCGTGGTTTGCTTCACGCTCGCCGTTCCCTCTCAACTTTCTCGTCCCTCCTCGCCATGCCAACATCGCCCTCTCCCGCATCCTTCTGACCAAAGGAGAGGCGCCGCTACACAGAATCACTGAGGTGGAGGGAAAG ATCTACAGCGATGCTAAAGAGTGCCTGAATCTCCTCTCCTACAGACTGGGAACAGAAAACTACTTCTTTGGCAACTC gcCGACAAGTCTGGACGcctttgtgtttggttttgtggCTCCACTTTATAAAGCTGGACTCCCCAGCAGCCCTCTGCAGAGCCACCTCAGACAGCTGGATAATGTCACACGCTTTTGTGACAACATCCTCGCAGTCTACTTCAGCTCGGACCATCCTT GTCCTCCCCCACTTGTTCAGGAAACAATGGATGCCAACCTCCAGAAACTAACACAGCTTGTAAATAAAGAGTCCAACTTGATAGAGAAG ATGGATGACAACCTTCGCAGCAGCCCTCAGCACAAACCCCACAGACCAGACCCCAAACCCAGTCTGGCCAGTGAGAAGAGCTCAACTCCTGCTTGA
- the mtx3 gene encoding metaxin-3 isoform X2 — MNQNMAAAMELRCWGGDWGLPSVHTESLIVLAYTKFAGAKVTVSPVDWTWKTLTATVPELLCGDSAVQEPTPIVNFLRKQRFNADFELSARQGADTMAYIALLEEKLRPALLHTFWVDAENYANLTRPWFASRSPFPLNFLVPPRHANIALSRILLTKGEAPLHRITEVEGKIYSDAKECLNLLSYRLGTENYFFGNSPTSLDAFVFGFVAPLYKAGLPSSPLQSHLRQLDNVTRFCDNILAVYFSSDHPYG; from the exons ATGAATCAAAACATGGCGGCTGCCATGGAGCTGAGATGCTGGGGAGGAGACTGGGGTTTGCCTTCTGTCCACACCGAGTCCCTCATAGTTCTG GCATACACAAAGTTTGCTGGGGCAAAAGTCACAGTTTCTCCCGTCGACTGGACATGGAAAACTCTAACAG CCACTGTCCCAGAGTTGCTTTGTGGAGACTCTGCAGTTCAAGAACCTACACCGATTGTCAACTTCTTGAGAAAACAG agGTTTAATGCAGACTTTGAGCTGTCAGCAAGACAAGGAGCAGACACCATGGCATACATTGCTCTGCTTGAAGAGAAACTACGACCAGCTCTT TTGCACACTTTCTGGGTTGACGCAGAAAACTATGCCAATCTGACACGGCCGTGGTTTGCTTCACGCTCGCCGTTCCCTCTCAACTTTCTCGTCCCTCCTCGCCATGCCAACATCGCCCTCTCCCGCATCCTTCTGACCAAAGGAGAGGCGCCGCTACACAGAATCACTGAGGTGGAGGGAAAG ATCTACAGCGATGCTAAAGAGTGCCTGAATCTCCTCTCCTACAGACTGGGAACAGAAAACTACTTCTTTGGCAACTC gcCGACAAGTCTGGACGcctttgtgtttggttttgtggCTCCACTTTATAAAGCTGGACTCCCCAGCAGCCCTCTGCAGAGCCACCTCAGACAGCTGGATAATGTCACACGCTTTTGTGACAACATCCTCGCAGTCTACTTCAGCTCGGACCATCCTT ATGGATGA
- the thbs4a gene encoding thrombospondin-4a codes for MMGVWARAVALFLVLQQLVVTVTAQGIVYDLLNSPDCLPDLLQGSLKNKGRDEAFLLSSFRLHNKAPTSLYSVINPKDNTKYLELSVQAKLSKMTVRYQKTDGRFGTTSFNHASLADGQEHHVILHAIGLQRGPPRLNIYIDCRLVHTLDDLPAAFGSLPPGPNKVALRTLQSMRQDELTDLKLVIEDTIDNVATLQDCSEDQVESVQLLGIQGGRTIHDQATMWELKSMISEMKELLQQQIKETNYLRNTIAECLACGLGGSPTNPAPDPSPGKVIMQPQPLTQCPAGTCFRQNMCIRTETGFQCAPCPDGYTGDGIQCDDVDECQFNPCFPGVRCINTAPGFRCGQCPLGYTGPEINGVGVNYAKSHKQVCEDIDECLHPPENGGCTANSHCHNTIGSFRCGGCKSGFTGDQVGGCHGTRLCPNGQPNPCDINAECVVARDGSISCVCGIGWAGNGYVCGKDTDIDAYPDNKLQCRDNHCKKDNCVFVPNSGQEDADRDGLGDSCDDDADSDGIANIDDNCWLVPNVDQRNSDKDVHGDACDNCRMVENPTQKDTDQDGLGDECDDDMDGDGLKNILDNCQGVPNPDQKDRDNDGVGDACDSCPDMVNPNQSDSDDDLVGDTCDDNIDSDGDGHQNTKDNCPKIINSSQLDTDKDGMGDECDDDDDNDGILDTDDNCRLVANSDQKDTDNNGVGDACEGDFDKDNVIDIIDHCPENAEVTLTDFRAYQTVVLDPEGDSQIDPNWVVLNQGMEIVQTMNSDPGLAVGYTAFSGVDFEGTFHVNTVTDDDYAGFIFGYQDSSSFYVVMWKQTEQTYWQAAPFRAVADPGIQLKVVKSKTGPGEYLRNSLWHTGDTPEQVRLLWKDPRNVGWKDKVSYRWFLQHRPQVGYIRARFFEGSELVADTEMIIDTSMRGGRLGVFCFSQENIIWSNLKYRCNDTIPADYRDLNAQHTQ; via the exons ATGATGGGTGTGTGGGCCAGAGCAGTGGCTTTGTTTttagtgctgcagcagctggtggtCACTGTCACAGCTCAAGGCATTG TCTACGACCTGCTGAACTCTCCAGACTGCCTGCCAGACTTGCTCCAAGGAAGCTTGAAGAACAAAGGGCGAGATGAggctttcctcctctcttccttcaggCTTCACAACAAGGCCCCCACCTCCCTCTACAGCGTCATCAACCCCAAAGACAACACCAAGTACCTGGAACTCAGCGTGCAGGCCAAACTGAGCAAGA TGACCGTTCGTTACCAAAAGACTGATGGCAGATTTGGCACAACCAGTTTCAACCACGCCTCCCTGGCTGATGGTCAGGAACACCATGTGATACTACATGCCATTGGCCTACAGCGTGGTCCACCTCGCCTCAATATCTATATAGACTGCAGACTGGTGCACACTTTAGATGATCTGCCAGCTGCATTTGGGTCACTCCCACCTGGTCCCAACAAGGTGGCGCTTAGGACCCTGCAGTCAATGAGACAG GATGAACTGACAGACTTGAAGCTGGTGATAGAGGACACCATAGACAATGTGGCCACTCTGCAGGACTGTAGCGAGGACCAGGTTGAATCTGTGCAGCTGCTGG GTATCCAAGGAGGCAGGACAATACATGACCAGGCCACAATGTGGGAGCTGAAGAGCATGATATCGGAGATGAAGGAGCTGCTACAACAGCAG ATTAAGGAGACAAATTATCTGAGGAATACCATCGCAGAGTGTCTTGCCTGTG GTCTTGGAGGCAGTCCAACCAACCCAGCTCCAGATCCAAGTCCTGGCAAAGTTATTATGCAGCCTCAGCCTCTGACTCAGTGCCCAGCTGGGACCTGTTTCAGACAGAACATGTGCATTCGTACAGAGACAGGTTTCCAGTGTGCCCCCTGTCCAGATGGATATACAGGAGATGGGATACAATGTGACGACGTGGATGAG tgccAGTTTAACCCATGCTTCCCTGGTGTTCGGTGTATAAACACTGCTCCTGGTTTTCGCTGTGGGCAGTGCCCTCTGGGATACACTGGACCAGAGATAAATGGAGTGGGAGTGAACTATGCTAAGTCACACAAACAG GTGTGTGAGGATATAGATGAGTGTTTGCACCCGCCTGAGAATGGAGGTTGCACTGCCAACTCGCACTGCCACAACACTATA GGCTCCTTCCGCTGTGGAGGGTGTAAAAGCGGTTTCACAGGTGACCAGGTGGGAGGTTGCCATGGCACCAGGCTTTGCCCCAATGGTCAACCCAACCCCTGTGACATCAATGCGGAGTGTGTTGTAGCAAGAGACGGCAGCATTAGCTGTGTG TGTGGCATTGGTTGGGCAGGTAATGGCTATGTGTGTGGAAAGGACACAGATATTGACGCATATCCTGACAACAAGCTCCAGTGCAGAGACAACCACTGTAAAAAG gataactgtgtgtttgtgccaaaCTCCGGCCAAGAGGACGCAGACAGGGATGGGTTGGGTGACTcctgtgatgatgatgcagaCAGTGATGGAATTGCTAACATAGAT GACAATTGCTGGCTCGTTCCtaatgtggaccaaaggaacagTGATAAGGATGTCCATGGCGATGCCTGTGACAACTGCAGGATGGTTGAAAACCCCACACAGAAGGATACAGATCAAGACGGACTGGGAGATGAATGTGATGATGATATGGATGGGGACG GCCTAAAGAATATTCTTGACAACTGCCAGGGGGTCCCCAACCCAGAccaaaaagacagagacaacgATGGGGTGGGAGATGCTTGTGATAGCTGCCCTGATATGGTCAACCCTAACCAG TCTGACTCAGATGATGACCTTGTAGGAGATACCTGTGACGACAACATAGACAG TGACGGTGACGGCCACCAGAACACAAAGGACAACTGTCCCAAAATTATCAACTCCTCACAGCTGGACACTGACAAGGATGGAATG GGAGATGAGtgtgatgacgatgacgataATGACGGCATCCTGGACACAGATGACAACTGCCGACTAGTTGCCAACTCAGACCAAAAGGACACAGATA ACAACGGAGTGGGAGACGCATGTGAAGGAGACTTTGACAAAGACAATGTCATCGACATAATCGATCACTGCCCCGAGAATGCTGAGGTCACCCTGACCGACTTCAGAGCCTATCAGACTGTAGTGCTGGACCCAGAGGGGGACTCTCAGATTGACCCCAACTGGGTTGTCCTCAATCAG GGCATGGAGATAGTACAGACCATGAACTCTGACCCTGGCCTTGCTGTAG GCTACACAGCGTTCAGCGGAGTTGACTTTGAGGGAACATTCCAcgtgaacacagtgacagatgacGACTATGCTGGCTTCATCTTCGGCTACCAggactcctcctccttctatGTGGTGATGtggaaacagacagaacaaacataCTGGCAGGCTGCGCCCTTTAGAGCTGTTGCTGATCCAGGAATACAACTCAAG GTTGTGAAGTCTAAGACTGGTCCTGGTGAGTATCTGAGGAACTCCCTGTGGCACACAGGAGACACTCCCGAGCAGGTCCGTCTCCTGTGGAAGGACCCCAGGAATGTTGGCTGGAAGGACAAGGTCTCCTACCGCTGGTTCCTCCAGCACAGACCACAGGTTGGATACATCAG GGCTCGCTTCTTTGAGGGTTCTGAGCTGGTGGCGGACACAGAGATGATTATCGACACCAGCATGAGAGGCGGGAGACTGGGCGTGTTCTGCTTCTCTCAGGAAAATATCATCTGGTCCAATCTGAAGTACCGCTGCAACG ACACTATTCCTGCTGACTACCGGGATCTCAATGCCcagcacacacagtga